Proteins from a genomic interval of Lathamus discolor isolate bLatDis1 chromosome 11, bLatDis1.hap1, whole genome shotgun sequence:
- the GDF5 gene encoding growth/differentiation factor 5 — protein sequence MKILHFLTLLLWHLTWLSLDLVPGALSNSEVGQSNPGSKLGFLKAEGKERNPSARAGSLRTASHGYSTGTSKARTKSSAVQAGALLAKNDESKKVLSRTAATEGKVGHLPSRPAGVRTVTPKVQNLSSKVALKKPATSSTDTDAFKTKKTKEPVTQREAKETFRHPPITPHEYMLSLYRTLSDAERKGVNGSVKLEAGLANTITSFIDKGQDERAPTIRKQKYIFDISALEKDGLLGAELRILRKKPSETWKPHSSGKTSQVKLFSCSTNRQAATLLDSRTVSITDTPKWEVFDIWKLFRNFKNLVNLCFELETFDRGRAVDLRSVGFNRTGRQVNEKALFLVFGRTKKRDLFFNEIKARSGQDDKTVYEYLFNQRRKRRAPLATRQGKRPTKNLKARCSRKALHVNFKDMGWDDWIIAPLEYEAYHCEGLCEFPLRSHLEPTNHAVIQTLMNSMDPESTPPTCCVPTRLSPISILFIDSANNVVYKQYEDMVVESCGCR from the exons ATGAAAATCCTGCATTTTCTCACTTTACTGCTTTGGCATTTGACTTGGCTGTCTCTGGATCTAGTTCCTGGAGCACTGAGTAATTCTGAAGTAGGCCAGAGTAATCCAGGATCTAAACTaggttttttaaaagcagaaggaaaagagaggaatcCCTCAGCACGGGCAGGTTCACTGAGGACTGCAAGCCATGGATATAGTACTGGGACCTCAAAGGCTAGGACTAAAAGCAgtgctgttcaggctggagctCTGCTGGCCAAGAATGATGAATCAAAGAAGGTTCTCTCAAGAACAGCAGCCACGGAGGGCAAGGTAGGACATCTCCCCAGCAGACCTGCTGGAGTAAGGACAGTGACTCCAAAGGTTCAGAATCTTAGCAGCAAGGTGGCTTTGAAAAAACCTGCCACAAGCAGTACTGACACTGAtgctttcaaaaccaaaaagactaaagagcctgtaacccaGAGGGAAGCCAAGGAAACTTTCCGACACCCCCCTATAACGCCACATGAATACATGCTCTCTTTGTACAGGACTCTCTcagatgcagaaagaaaaggtgttAATGGAAGTGTAAAACTGGAGGCTGGACTTGCCAATACAATAACCAGCTTTATAGACAAAGGACAAG aCGAGCGAGCACCAActataaggaaacaaaaatacatttttgacaTCAGTGCGTTAGAAAAGGATGGTTTACTGGGAGCAGAGCTTCGAATATTGAGGAAAAAGCCCTCTGAAACATGGAAGCCTCATTCTTCTGGAAAAACTTCCCAAGTGAAATTATTCAGCTGCTCTACAAACAGACAAGCAGCAACCCTTCTGGACTCTCGGACTGTCAGTATCACAGATACACCAAAGTGGGAAGTGTTTGACATCTGGAAACTTTTCAGGAACTTTAAAAACTTGGTTAACTTGTGTTTTGAACTGGAAACCTTTGACAGGGGGAGAGCTGTTGATCTCAGGAGTGTGGGATTTAACAGAACAGGAAGACAAGTCAATGAAAAGGCTCTCTTCTTGGTATTTGGGAGGacaaaaaaaagagacttattCTTCAATGAAATCAAAGCTAGATCTGGCCAAGATGACAAAACTGTTTATGAGTACTTGTTCAATCAGAGGCGGAAGAGAAGAGCTCCTCTAGCAACACGCCAAGGGAAGAGGCCCACTAAGAATCTGAAGGCAAGGTGTAGCAGAAAAGCCCTCCATGTGAATTTTAAGGATATGGGCTGGGATGACTGGATAATAGCCCCGCTGGAGTATGAAGCATATCACTGCGAAGGGCTTTGTGAATTCCCCCTTCGATCCCATCTGGAGCCCACCAATCATGCAGTGATCCAAACATTAATGAACTCAATGGACCCAGAATCGACCCCCCCGACTTGCTGTGTCCCAACCAGGCTGAGTCCTATTAGCATTCTTTTCATTGACTCTGCAAACAATGTGGTCTACAAGCAGTATGAGGACATGGTGGTGGAGTCATGTGGTTGTAGGTAG